One window from the genome of Salmo salar chromosome ssa25, Ssal_v3.1, whole genome shotgun sequence encodes:
- the LOC106586664 gene encoding insulin receptor substrate 2, with amino-acid sequence MASPPNTGGGHLLSNANISNTKIKKCGYLKKQKHGHKRFFVLKEPDEGFPARLEYYESEKKWRNKSAAKRVIPLDCCLNINKRADAKHKHLIALYTKDEYFAVAAENEKEQENWYRVLTDLMSEGKVYSDGSASNSASSLVGFDEANYGMITPVTAAYTEVWQVNLKSKGLGQSRNLTGVYRLCLSSRTISFVKLNSDVASVSLQLMNIRRCGHSESFFFIEVGRSAATGPGELWMQADDSVVAQNIHETILEAMKAMKELSEFRPRSKSQSSGTNPISVPTRRHLNNLPPSQTGLQRRSRTDSMATTSPVSKFTSCRIRTASEGEGTMARPMSVNGSPLSPGIQPNLLGRSNTITARPCRTFESSSLQHSKSMSMPLSHSPPTATPSPVSLSSCSESSAPCPSSCSASVSPSDGGFISCDDYGSSPAGLHLTLRSNTPESLREDTPPSREGSDLHGYMVMERQNQNGYRRLPELDKAYRKRTYSLTTPRQHRAPPQVSSASLDEYTLMRATYTSGGQSGRSSHMASPKVTYPEDYGDVQIGSNGHIGDSGYMPMTPGVAPQTGGVKGNAYMPMSPMCVSAPKQIINPRSHPSPAGMGPHTDSPGSVSLGDSGYMRMFYGAKMSVDISDEKLTNGEYLNMSPVDPLVTFTPPDYFLTDTTLQPHPHHRQPYSISSLTRSLKAQPQRNGVTDTDQYVVMSLQRQRIEEESNYCPISPVSIGTPPTNTLSSAPSIPRAGRVTQEGGLVHRGRVSRPTRLALDSLRTLPCMSEHPLPSEPRSPGEYINIDFGNATRYPPVSATTESSASSLCSVDGPARSSPPLSEYVNIDISSCSSKHRDSPSSIGRMEPSPVLLVCPSQPHREGQREREEEREGKEERVVVEYPLQKHVSPVCPVGAVKDDYTEMTFSPTNPSDSTTPLPTSPSSCIQRLTLGGEGVVVVPPVPVESFLLGGPSITPVNPDRGAKVIRADPQGRRRHSSETFSSTTTVTPVSPSFAHDVNKRHSSASVENVSRLVRSSEGSDEEYGNSNSPMCRETSAGYQNGLNYIALNLMEGSLGGCSSLGGCEGLLRFKAVCGCKGGMNGFNASPYATMGFKETATAVKD; translated from the exons ATGGCGAGTCCTCCAAATACTGGGGGAGGACACTTGTTATCCAACGCGAACATTAGTAACACCAAGATTAAGAAATGTGGATACCTCAAGAAGCAGAAGCACGGACACAAGCGCTTCTTCGTTCTGAAGGAGCCGGACGAGGGCTTCCCTGCCCGGCTGGAGTACTACGAGAGCGAGAAGAAATGGAGAAACAAGTCAGCGGCAAAGAGGGTTATACCTCTTGACTGCTGCCTCAATATCAACAAGAGAGCTGACGCCAAACACAAACACCTTATCGCCCTCTATACCAAGGACGAATATTTTGCCGTGGCGGCAGAGAATGAAAAAGAGCAGGAGAATTGGTACCGAGTCTTAACGGATTTAATGAGCGAGGGGAAAGTGTACTCCGACGGCTCCGCTTCCAATTCCGCGTCTTCGCTGGTGGGGTTTGATGAGGCGAACTACGGGATGATTACGCCGGTAACTGCAGCGTATACGGAGGTATGGCAAGTGAACCTGAAATCAAAAGGGCTGGGGCAGAGCCGGAATCTGACCGGTGTGTACAGACTGTGTTTATCCAGCCGGACTATCAGCTTCGTAAAGCTCAACTCGGATGTCGCGTCCGTCAGTTTACAGCTGATGAACATTCGGAGATGCGGACACTCAGAGAGCTTTTTCTTCATCGAGGTCGGACGGTCAGCAGCCACGGGACCAGGCGAGCTGTGGATGCAGGCTGACGACTCAGTGGTGGCGCAAAACATCCACGAGACTATCTTGGAGGCCATGAAAGCCATGAAGGAGCTGTCTGAGTTTCGGCCGCGCAGCAAGAGCCAGTCGTCAGGCACTAACCCCATCTCCGTGCCCACCCGGCGGCACCTCAACAACCTTCCTCCAAGCCAGACCGGGCTCCAGCGGCGGTCGCGCACTGACAGCATGGCCACAACTTCCCCGGTTAGTAAATTTACCTCCTGCCGGATACGCACTGCCAGCGAGGGAGAAGGCACCATGGCGCGCCCCATGTCTGTTAACGGGAGTCCCCTCAGCCCCGGTATTCAACCGAACCTATTAGGGAGATCAAACACCATTACAGCCCGGCCCTGCCGGACATTTGAATCCTCCTCCCTCCAGCACAGTAAGTCCATGTCCATGCCTCTGTCCCACTCCCCACCCACAGCCACCCCAAGCCCTGTCAGCCTGTCCTCCTGCTCGGAGAGCAGCGCTCCTTGCCCCTCCAGCTGCAGTGCCTCGGTCTCCCCCAGTGATGGGGGCTTCATCTCCTGTGATGATTATGGCTCCAGCCCTGCAGGCCTGCACCTCACCCTCCGCAGTAACACCCCAGAGTCCCTGAGGGAAGACACACCCCCCTCCCGGGAAGGCAGCGACCTGCACGGCTACATGGTGATGGAGAGACAGAACCAGAACGGTTACCGCCGGTTACCAGAGCTGGACAAGGCATACCGGAAACGCACATACTCCCTCACCACCCCGCGCCAGCACAGGGCACCGCCCCAGGTCTCCTCTGCCTCATTGGACGAATACACGCTCATGAGGGCCACCTACACCAGTGGTGGCCAATCGGGTCGCAGCTCTCACATGGCTTCCCCAAAAGTGACCTATCCCGAGGACTATGGCGATGTCCAGATAGGCTCCAACGGTCACATAGGCGACAGTGGCTACATGCCCATGACTCCGGGCGTGGCCCCTCAGACAGGGGGGGTCAAAGGTAATGCTTACATGCCCATGAGCCCCATGTGTGTGTCGGCCCCAAAGCAGATCATCAACCCCCGCTCTCACCCCTCTCCAGCTGGGATGGGTCCCCATACAGATTCCCCTGGCAGTGTGTCTCTGGGGGACAGCGGCTACATGAGGATGTTCTATGGGGCCAAGATGTCTGTGGACATCTCAGATGAGAAACTCACCAATGGGGAGTACCTCAACATGTCCCCTGTGGACCCTCTGGTGACCTTCACCCCCCCAGACTACTTCCTCACAGACACTACCCTCCAGCCTCACCCTCACCACAGACAGCCTTACTCCATCAGTTCCCTAACCCGCTCTCTCAAAGCTCAGCCCCAGAGAAACGGTGTCACAGACACGGACCAGTACGTGGTGATGAGTCTACAGAGGCAGAGGATAGAAGAGGAGTCCAACTACTGTCCCATCTCACCAGTCTCCATCGGTACGCCCCCCACCAACACCCTCTCCTCAGCCCCCTCGATCCCCAGAGCCGGCAGGGTGACCCAGGAGGGGGGTCTGGTCCACAGGGGGAGGGTGAGTCGGCCTACCCGGCTCGCCCTGGACTCTCTGAGGACACTGCCCTGTATGAGCGAACACCCTCTCCCCTCTGAGCCCAGGAGTCCCGGGGAGTACATCAACATAGACTTTGGCAACGCCACACGATATCCACCTGTCTCTGCCACGACTGAAAGCTCTGCTTCATCGCTGTGCTCGGTGGACGGGCCGGCGAGGAGTTCCCCGCCACTCTCCGAATACGTCAACATCGACATCAGCTCATGCTCTTCCAAACACAGGGATTCCCCTTCTTCAATAGGGCGCATGGAGCCGAGTCCTGTGCTCCTCGTGTGTCCCAGCCAGCCTCACAGAGagggtcagagggagagagaggaggagagagagggaaaagaggagagagtcgTAGTGGAATATCCTCTCCAAAAGCATGTGAGCCCTGTGTGCCCGGTTGGCGCTGTAAAAGACGACTACACTGAGATGACCTTCAGTCCTACCAACCCCTCTGACTCCACCACCCCCCTGCCTACCAGCCCCTCGTCCTGCATCCAGAGACTCACCCTGGGGGGAGAGGGCGTAGTGGTGGTCCCCCCTGTCCCTGTGGAGTCCTTCCTCCTGGGGGGTCCCTCCATCACCCCCGTCAACCCAGACAGGGGGGCTAAGGTGATCCGGGCTGACCCCCAGGGTCGCAGGCGCCACAGCTCCGAGACCTTCTCCTCCACAACCACGGTAACGCCAGTGTCTCCGTCGTTCGCCCACGATGTCAACAAGCGGCACAGCTCGGCGTCGGTGGAAAACGTGTCGCGGCTGGTCCGGAGCTCGGAGGGCTCAGATGAGGAGTATGGGAACAGCAACAGCCCCATGTGCCGGGAGACTTCGGCGGGCTACCAAAACGGACTCAACTACATTGCCTTAAACCTGATGGAAGGGAGCCTGGGGGGCTGCAGCAGTCTGGGGGGCTGTGAGGGACTGCTGAGGTTCAAGGCAGTGTGTGGATGCAAAGGGGGCATGAACGGTTTCAACGCCAGCCCCTATGCCACCATGGGCTTCAAGGAGACTGCAACAGCAGTGAAAG ACTGA